Within the Legionella pneumophila subsp. pneumophila str. Philadelphia 1 genome, the region ATGTCAGTTTGGGTTTTGTCGTCATGCAGGGCTGTTTGTCAGGGAAAATTAAATACTCTTGAATTCGCCTTAACGCAAATTTGCCCATGGCTAACAGTTTTTCGCAATGAATCGAGCTTTTGTTCTGGATATATGGATTTATCCGTTTTAATCCAAATGAAAAGATAGCTTTATAAGAATCATATTCAGTGGGGATGGAGATACCTGTTATAAGTCTAGGTTTTATTTGTTTGTATTTTACAATTGATTCTGTGCAGCCTATATGTGGTAGTTCGCTCCATAATTTCGGTTGATCCTGGCTGAGGAATTCTGGTTGATAGCAACCGTCAAATAGCCAGAGACTTTGCTCAATTAAATTTTGCTCTATGGCTGGGTTCGAGGATATGAAAAAGATCTGTCCTGCCTGGTTAATAAGGGCAATAGAAGCATAGTCAGTTTCTACTTGCCCTAGTACATCTGAAAACACCCTGCGTATTGTGACAAAGTGTTCAAACAGAAATTCCTTGGCTTTGGGGTGAAGCTTTACTTCCACAGCTGTTACATCCATATCTACAAGTTTTTTAAACTGCATGACTGTGCTTTTTTCTCTTTTCTTCATAAGAAGAAATTGAACCAATGGCCAAGTCAATGATTTTTAGTAAATTATTTTCCGAAGTGTCAATTGCTTTGACTTCTTTGATCAATCCTAACACAAAATCGGCGTAATCGTCATTACTTCCCTGAGAGATAGGGTATAAATGATGGCTTTGTTTCAAGATGTAATGAAGCAATTTTTCATCGACTTCATTCTTCTTCGTTGTTGCATTTTCGTCTTCCCCAAATAGTAACCAGCCTGGGTTTACTTGAAGATGGAAAGCCAGTTGTTTGACTTTTTCATAGTCTGGTAAAGCATCTCCTCGTATATAACGGCGGCAGATTTGTTCAGAGGCACCAGTAAACTCAGCCAGGGTTTTAATACAGATCCCATTTGGCGAGCGAGAGGCCGTATATCCTCTATCTTTGAGGGCGCTAATCAAGCGGTTAGCAAACGATTGATAGGGTCCCTTACTCATAAAATTATCCTTGTAATCGAACGTCATAAAAAAATTATCATATAAAACGATATCATTCAATATCATATCGTATCTTAATATAAATTTCTTTAAAACACATATTGATAATAAAATTAATATTGTTTTAATATAAGTTTCGTCAAATAATGCTAAATGTTAATTTGACGTGAATTGGACTTTAGTACACATGATTTACAGGAGTATTTTTCATGTCCCATAATAATAAAATAGGTATTTACAAGGGGATTATCCAGTATTTGCTAGATGCAACTAACTATCCGTTGCAGCGAATTGCTAACTTATCTAACTCACCAATTGCATATTTGCAATTGATTTATCACCATAACCGATTGCCTCAAAATAGAAGTGTAGAGCTAAATTTGCTGAAATTATTCATTGTGTTTATCGATATGGAAATTAAACGAGAGCAGAAAGCTGAGAAGCTTTTTCCAGCTGACATGCATTAGGAGGCTTTAAGATGCAGTTTTCTGATAATAAAATGCCAAAACAGATTTTGTTTATTACTGATTTAGAGGAGCTTCTTGGTCGTAACCGTTTGACATTAAGGCGTTGGTGGACTAGCGGAAAATTTCCACAACCAGTTAAACTAAATGGCACAACACTGGCATGGCACTCTGAGACAGTTAATCATTGGATTCAACAAAACATGCGATTATCTTAGCATAATAGCCCATATTATGTGGGCTATTGAACTTCTTTCCACAATGGATGATCTAACCAGCTCCTTGGAATTCCCATGCTTTCATGCGCCCAATCATATTTTTCAATAATAGGCTGAATAAGTTTCTCGGATGATATTGCCCAATCTATGCCATTACCCGCAGTGGTTAGTAATTTTCTGATGATCAACAAGATAATATATGAGCGATCATTTCTTGGTGTAATAGGAGGTAGCCAAAGTTCATTAATCGCATCAATTTTGGGTTTAATGGCTAAATCTTTATTCCAAAGGCGGCTATGATGAGCACATATATTTCTTACATAAGTTAGAAAGTATAGCCAATTGGCTAAAGTTTTTGGATGTAACTTATAACCCTCAGCAATTATCCTTTTGTCTTCATTTTTAAGCCCTTTAAATAAGACCGACAATGCACCAAAGGATAAAACCTCTATTGCCATCCATATTGGTAAGTTAGGATAGCCCAGATATTTATTTTTATAATGCTCAATAAAGTACTCTCTGGAACGCTCTATCTCGTTATTAATTTGTGCTAACCAGGTATTATGTTCAAATTGCTGATGGAAATTTTGAGGATTCGACAAAGCAAATGGTCCATAACTATGAGCAAGGTGATAAGCAATACTGGTTCTTACTGAAATTTCAATTCGCTCTAATCCATCCATTACTAACAATCTTAGTTTACGATCAAACTCATAGAGATCTATGACATTTTCAAATGTAACATTATCTTGAAATTGTTCGGTGATATTTCCTGTTGTATCTGAACGTTTAAAGGGTAAACAGTAGGCACTAAGCCGATAATAGTTGGTATTAGAAAGGCTTTGCAGGGCTGAAGGCCAATTATTTATAATAAGCCCTTTTGCTTGAAGTTTTTCCAGTTGATCTTGGAAACTCAGGGCTGGCTTTAGATATTTAATGAGAGGATTATTCATAGCAATACGCATAAAAAAAACCGCCAAGGTTACGCAAGGACTAACATCCTCTAGGCGTGGCGGTTGTGTTAAGTTAATTATAGAGCAGTTCATATGATTTTTTCAATCCTTTGATGAGATTAATCTTGCAATATGGTTTGCCCAGGAATCCAATGCCTCTTTGCGTTGGGGTAGCATCTCATTTTTATTATAAGTAGCCATAATACGAGGCATTTTGTGGCCAAGACATTTTTCTATCACCACGGGATCAATATTTAGTGACTCACCCAATTGTGTCGCAAAGGTTCTTCTTAAGTCATGGGCAGTCCATTCAGGAATTCCCACCCGATTCTGAATTCTTTTAATTGCGCGTGGAAGGGCATCTTTGGACATAGGAACATCGATTGTTATGCCTGGAATTACAAAAGGGGAGACAGATTGTTCTTTAAACTGAAGTAGTAATTTTTTTGTAAGTTCACTCAAGTGTATTTTTACAGTTATTCCTCCTTTTGAATGCTCGGGAGGAATAGTCCATAAAGATTGCTCAAAATCAAATTGATGCCATTGTGCCAGTCGGATTTCACCTGTTCTAACACCAGTAAGTATAATAACTTTAATTGCTAACCTGGCTGATTCAGACATTTGGCTTTTATCGCTTTCAAGGAATTTCCATATTATTCTTATTTCTTCGGGCGATAGTACCCGCTCCCTGGGCTTTTCAATACCACCGATATCACGTGATCGTATATTGGTAGCTGGATTATATTGAATATAACCACGACTCACTGCATAGTTTAGAACTTGTTTAATAGTGCTGAGAATGCGATTCGCATGAATTGGCGCTCCTCGTTGTACTATTTTGTCAAGGGCGATTGTAATATCTTTGGTTTGTAACTTATCAAGTACAGTATCGCCTAGTAGAGGAATTATTTCTGAGTCAATCTGATATTTGATAGGGCGTGGTTGCTTTCTATTTTTAACGGCATAATTTTCGTACCAAGACTGTATTAATTTTGAAAAGGTATTGTCTTCTTTTAATTTTTCTAGCTTGGTATTTTCTATAGGATTTATACCTTGCTCTTTTAAACTTTGCGCTTTAGCAAGATATTCACGAGCCTGTTTTAGACTAATAGCTGGATATTTTCCTAAGGTCATTTTTTGACGTTTACCATTCATACTAAAACGGTAAAACCAAGATTTATTACCACTTGGCATTACTCTAATACCTAATCCAGAAGATTCTATTTTTTCAAACCAGGTGGTCTCTGGCGCGAGATTTTTAATATAGCTATCGATAAATTTCATCTACACAGTCCTTTTTATTTTGGTACCATTTTTGGTACCAAAATTTATGTATAGGTATATTATCAAATGATACTAATTGAATTGCTAAAACTCAATTATTTCTTATAAATAAAGGGTTTTTTGCTATTTTTGAAATTAAATGATATTGTTTGATATCGGTATAATAAAGTTTCGTAATCAAGAGGTCGGAGGTTCGACTCCTCTCAGCGGCATAGTAAAATCAATGGGTTAGTAAAACTTATATTTTAATTTCTATAACGTGTCGAATATGTGTCGAACATTCATGAAGCTATAATATCTGGGTCTTTCCCAAATACGGGGGCATTTTATCAAGCACATAATACTCTAACTCTTAATCGGTAGTTTTCAAAGTTTCTAAACCCATAAGCTCTTCGTTGTATTAATTTCATTTTCCGATGAAATCCTTCAGTGATGCCATTTGATTTACTAAACCGCCACATACAGGCAATTTCTTCTTTCCATGAATCTAAGGTTTTTCCCAGGGCAACTAATGATTTAAATGGGCTTTGTTTCAAGTTCTGAATCATTTTTAAGAAGAGAGGAATGATTTTACGGCATCGTACTTTAGTTAGAGTTTTATTCATTAATAGCTCATGAAGCTGTTGTTGGAAGTGATAAATGGCTTCAATGAAGGAATCAGAGCCGATTTAAGCGACACAGATTTACATGAAGCTGTTGTTGGAAGTGATAAATGGCTTCAATGGCTGGATTTTCAGCGAGGAAAGTGTCTCGCTTTATTTTCTTATGAGATGTGAGTTTATCTGGTTTGGTTCGCAACAAAGCCAATAGACCTCGGTTATTTTTAATTGAGCTGGATAACTCACGATAAGTCATCATACATTGATGTTGTACTAATCGAATGACGTGAAACCTATCAGCTACTATTTTAGCGTTTGGGAAATGCTTTTTGACCAGAGAGCGGTAGGTATTACTTAAATCCATACAGACCACTTGAACACGGTCTTTCCCTTTTAAAGAGTTAAGGTAGTGATTTAAATCAACCTCTCTTCGTCCTTTAACGATATCAAACACTTTATGCTTTTTAAGGTCACATAAGGTAGTTGCAAAGCCATGTTTTCGACTAAAGAAGTGCTCATCAAGACCTAACACTTTTGGACAAGGCGTATTGAGCAATTCATTTCCTTCTATTTGATAGCGTCTATGATACCAACGTTCAATGGTTGCTTTCCCTTGTTTAAATTGAAGAGATAACTCTTTCTGGGAAATACCACTCGTATGGTGATGAAATATTTGAACTTGTAAACGCTCTGTAGACCGTTGATATTTAGCAATTCCGGGAAATTGTTGATTACCATAACGACCGCATTCATTGCAAAACAGTTTGTATGCTTTGAATCGAAGAATAGTCCGTCTGTGACCTATTAATTCATGATGAACCTTTCGTTCATAACTCGATTTCTTTCGAACCTTTTTGCTTGAACAATGAGAACAGCGTGGTAAACGGTTATAGGTTAAATCCAATAACAAGGGTTGATAACCACTTACTTTTTTTATAGAAAAACCAGGTAAATTTAGGATAAC harbors:
- a CDS encoding tyrosine-type recombinase/integrase, producing MKFIDSYIKNLAPETTWFEKIESSGLGIRVMPSGNKSWFYRFSMNGKRQKMTLGKYPAISLKQAREYLAKAQSLKEQGINPIENTKLEKLKEDNTFSKLIQSWYENYAVKNRKQPRPIKYQIDSEIIPLLGDTVLDKLQTKDITIALDKIVQRGAPIHANRILSTIKQVLNYAVSRGYIQYNPATNIRSRDIGGIEKPRERVLSPEEIRIIWKFLESDKSQMSESARLAIKVIILTGVRTGEIRLAQWHQFDFEQSLWTIPPEHSKGGITVKIHLSELTKKLLLQFKEQSVSPFVIPGITIDVPMSKDALPRAIKRIQNRVGIPEWTAHDLRRTFATQLGESLNIDPVVIEKCLGHKMPRIMATYNKNEMLPQRKEALDSWANHIARLISSKD
- a CDS encoding helix-turn-helix transcriptional regulator; this translates as MQFSDNKMPKQILFITDLEELLGRNRLTLRRWWTSGKFPQPVKLNGTTLAWHSETVNHWIQQNMRLS
- a CDS encoding helix-turn-helix domain-containing protein — encoded protein: MSKGPYQSFANRLISALKDRGYTASRSPNGICIKTLAEFTGASEQICRRYIRGDALPDYEKVKQLAFHLQVNPGWLLFGEDENATTKKNEVDEKLLHYILKQSHHLYPISQGSNDDYADFVLGLIKEVKAIDTSENNLLKIIDLAIGSISSYEEKRKKHSHAV
- a CDS encoding Abi family protein — protein: MNCSIINLTQPPRLEDVSPCVTLAVFFMRIAMNNPLIKYLKPALSFQDQLEKLQAKGLIINNWPSALQSLSNTNYYRLSAYCLPFKRSDTTGNITEQFQDNVTFENVIDLYEFDRKLRLLVMDGLERIEISVRTSIAYHLAHSYGPFALSNPQNFHQQFEHNTWLAQINNEIERSREYFIEHYKNKYLGYPNLPIWMAIEVLSFGALSVLFKGLKNEDKRIIAEGYKLHPKTLANWLYFLTYVRNICAHHSRLWNKDLAIKPKIDAINELWLPPITPRNDRSYIILLIIRKLLTTAGNGIDWAISSEKLIQPIIEKYDWAHESMGIPRSWLDHPLWKEVQ